From Pontibacter actiniarum, a single genomic window includes:
- a CDS encoding SGNH/GDSL hydrolase family protein → MKNSLAKWALLPITLLTANFANAQSTHYTPATELTLVGKIEPTQQVYHRVDTVAYPAMPQAVKRLLTNSAGLAIAFKTNSSTVSVKWCTSSSKPLVNMTAIAYEGLDLYIKKNGRWQFAGVGRPNGDCTEYTLVRNMDGSEKECLLYLPLYDEIKSLEIGVEDGATIEALPDPFQRRILLYGSSILQGASASRPGMAYPARLSRETGLNLLNMGLSGSAKMEKAVADMIAAVPVDAFVLDCVPNSSPQEIRERTAYLVNTIREHHPKAPILVIPSTVRENGAFDQEVGQRVQAQNKQIEEEVAKLLRSGVKNLYLLSYDQQLGADHEGTIDGSHPNDLGFDRMLKQLKPQILAILKKHRLLAD, encoded by the coding sequence ATGAAGAATAGTCTTGCAAAGTGGGCGCTACTGCCTATAACACTCCTTACGGCAAACTTTGCCAATGCACAGTCCACGCACTACACTCCGGCTACGGAGCTAACCTTGGTCGGTAAAATAGAACCAACACAGCAGGTGTACCACCGGGTAGACACTGTAGCTTACCCGGCTATGCCGCAAGCGGTAAAAAGGCTGCTTACCAACTCAGCAGGGCTTGCCATTGCCTTTAAGACCAACAGTAGCACGGTATCGGTCAAGTGGTGTACCAGCAGTAGTAAACCGCTGGTGAACATGACGGCTATTGCCTATGAGGGGCTTGATCTCTATATAAAGAAGAATGGCCGTTGGCAGTTTGCAGGTGTTGGGCGCCCGAACGGAGACTGTACAGAGTATACCCTGGTCCGCAACATGGACGGCAGTGAGAAAGAGTGCCTGCTCTACCTGCCGCTGTACGACGAGATAAAGAGCCTGGAGATAGGAGTTGAGGATGGCGCCACAATAGAGGCCCTTCCGGATCCTTTCCAGAGACGCATTTTGCTGTATGGGTCCAGTATTCTGCAGGGAGCCTCAGCAAGTAGGCCGGGAATGGCTTACCCTGCTCGCCTAAGCCGGGAAACAGGGTTAAACCTCCTGAACATGGGCTTGAGCGGAAGCGCTAAAATGGAAAAGGCGGTGGCCGATATGATCGCCGCTGTTCCTGTTGATGCCTTTGTGCTGGACTGCGTGCCAAACTCCTCACCGCAGGAAATCCGTGAGCGGACCGCCTATCTTGTTAACACCATCAGAGAACATCACCCCAAAGCACCCATCCTGGTTATCCCAAGTACAGTGCGGGAAAACGGTGCTTTCGACCAGGAGGTGGGGCAGAGGGTGCAGGCGCAGAACAAACAGATAGAAGAAGAAGTCGCCAAGTTGCTGCGCAGCGGAGTTAAGAACCTGTACTTACTTTCCTATGATCAGCAGCTCGGCGCCGACCACGAGGGCACGATTGACGGCTCCCACCCCAATGACCTTGGGTTCGACCGCATGCTGAAACAGCTAAAGCCACAGATCCTGGCCATACTTAAGAAGCACCGCCTTCTGGCAGACTAG
- a CDS encoding GlxA family transcriptional regulator, protein MKVIFVVPPQVQLLDITGPAHIFYEAKVLRPEIDLCFASIDDTAEIESAAGLFLSKLTPFKSISLSKEDYIFIPGIDSFLFSDAAFLESSQEFFQWLRVQFAAGANICSVCTGAFLLAEAGLLNNKSCTTHWNYFSRFATKFPEAELKRNRLFVEDSGIFTSAGVSSGIDLSLFILERLYGERFAFELARITVVYLRRGSDDPQLSVFLQYRNHLEDRIYTAQQYIFEHASQKLPVETVAAHVHMSPRNLTRLFKKTTGVTIGAYLNKIRIEKAEHLLSAGHKLDYVAAQCGFSSESQLRKSLQGPRQI, encoded by the coding sequence ATGAAGGTTATCTTTGTAGTGCCCCCACAAGTTCAATTACTTGACATAACTGGTCCTGCTCATATTTTCTACGAAGCCAAAGTGCTACGTCCTGAAATCGACCTATGCTTTGCCTCGATTGATGACACCGCTGAGATAGAAAGTGCGGCGGGCTTATTCTTGTCTAAATTGACGCCGTTCAAATCAATTTCTTTGAGCAAAGAAGATTATATCTTCATCCCAGGCATAGATTCTTTCTTATTTTCAGACGCTGCTTTCCTGGAGTCAAGCCAGGAGTTCTTTCAATGGTTAAGGGTACAGTTTGCGGCAGGAGCAAACATATGTTCTGTTTGTACAGGTGCTTTCCTGTTGGCAGAGGCTGGTCTGCTAAACAATAAGTCCTGTACGACGCATTGGAATTATTTCTCCCGGTTTGCCACTAAATTCCCCGAGGCAGAGCTGAAACGGAACCGCCTATTTGTAGAGGACAGTGGTATCTTCACCAGTGCTGGGGTAAGCTCTGGAATCGACCTTTCCCTGTTTATACTGGAAAGGTTGTATGGCGAGCGATTCGCCTTTGAATTAGCAAGAATAACGGTGGTTTACCTTAGGAGGGGCAGTGATGATCCCCAGTTAAGCGTATTCTTGCAGTATAGAAACCACCTGGAGGATAGAATCTATACAGCCCAGCAATACATCTTTGAGCATGCTTCCCAAAAGCTGCCAGTCGAAACCGTTGCGGCCCATGTCCACATGAGCCCCCGAAACCTGACCCGCCTTTTCAAAAAAACAACCGGCGTAACGATCGGTGCCTATCTGAACAAGATACGGATTGAAAAGGCGGAACATTTGCTAAGTGCTGGCCATAAACTAGACTATGTGGCAGCACAGTGCGGTTTCAGCAGTGAGAGTCAATTACGAAAGTCTTTGCAGGGTCCTCGGCAAATCTAA
- a CDS encoding serine hydrolase: MKKTALLFLLLFTRIPLHAQNDQRLRGLERQISRILEATNTPGCAIAIVEGEKVLYTQGFGYRDYENKVKADANTLFSVGSTTKAFTAALVGQLREKGLLNFEESPSKYVPALKFYNEQLNSGVLIHDLLSMRTGLALHDKAWSGDPVSDRDSLLRRIEYLEPAAPLRTKWNYSNFSYFILGTITEKITGKSWEENVANALFKPLEMHNSTFGVEGLQGKTNVSLGYVSSSNKVEKVAYYDLAAMSPAGGINSNAHDMGNWLLTWLNMGKYKGRQILPEQYVKEAISPQAVMPRGYLPDEEFPGMYSANYGYGWIISDYKGHYRVEHGGSVDGFRTSVTFFPNEKIGIVVLTNQTDYEPALLIRNTLVDKLLEVKKTDWVDLYLKSQEPSQTQTKTLETRTEVKSEATISSQQLKEFVGSYINPGYGKIRIFCEEDSLYTYFRRKKLKVAPASTNQDIFHATTTVHPYRMAMPPLQFKKDKEGRITSLSIQFESELAAIEFIKE, translated from the coding sequence ATGAAAAAGACAGCCCTTCTATTCTTATTGTTGTTTACTCGTATACCCCTTCATGCTCAAAATGACCAGCGCCTTCGGGGTTTGGAAAGGCAAATAAGCAGAATTCTGGAAGCCACCAATACCCCAGGCTGTGCGATTGCCATAGTGGAGGGTGAGAAAGTGCTTTATACCCAAGGCTTTGGCTACAGAGATTATGAAAATAAAGTCAAGGCAGACGCCAACACCTTGTTTTCTGTTGGTTCCACCACCAAGGCATTCACCGCTGCGTTGGTGGGCCAACTTCGGGAAAAAGGGCTGCTCAATTTCGAGGAAAGTCCTTCAAAATACGTACCGGCGTTAAAGTTCTATAATGAGCAATTGAACAGCGGCGTCCTTATTCACGACTTGCTGAGTATGCGGACCGGGCTGGCTCTCCATGACAAGGCTTGGTCAGGCGACCCGGTGAGCGACAGAGACAGTTTGCTGAGAAGGATTGAGTATCTCGAACCAGCCGCTCCGTTGAGGACAAAGTGGAATTACAGCAACTTTTCCTATTTTATCCTGGGGACAATAACTGAAAAAATTACCGGCAAATCCTGGGAGGAGAACGTAGCAAACGCACTGTTTAAACCACTGGAAATGCACAACTCCACCTTTGGGGTAGAAGGTTTGCAGGGAAAAACAAATGTGTCTTTGGGTTATGTTTCTAGCAGTAACAAGGTAGAAAAAGTAGCCTACTATGACCTTGCGGCCATGAGTCCGGCGGGAGGTATCAACAGCAATGCCCATGACATGGGTAACTGGTTGCTGACCTGGCTTAACATGGGAAAGTATAAAGGACGACAAATTCTGCCGGAGCAATATGTCAAGGAGGCCATAAGCCCTCAGGCAGTGATGCCAAGAGGGTATTTGCCTGATGAAGAGTTTCCGGGTATGTACTCAGCAAACTATGGCTACGGCTGGATTATTTCAGACTACAAAGGGCATTACCGGGTAGAGCATGGCGGTAGTGTAGATGGCTTCAGGACAAGTGTCACATTCTTCCCTAATGAGAAAATAGGGATCGTGGTTCTTACAAACCAAACCGACTACGAACCAGCTTTATTGATTAGAAATACCCTAGTGGATAAGCTGCTGGAAGTAAAAAAGACAGATTGGGTTGATCTTTATTTAAAAAGTCAGGAACCTAGTCAAACCCAGACAAAAACACTTGAGACTCGCACAGAAGTTAAATCAGAAGCAACAATCTCCTCGCAACAACTTAAAGAGTTTGTTGGCAGTTACATAAATCCTGGATACGGAAAAATTAGAATATTTTGCGAAGAAGACTCTCTGTATACCTACTTTAGGAGGAAAAAATTAAAAGTCGCACCTGCATCTACTAATCAGGATATTTTTCATGCCACGACTACAGTTCATCCTTACAGGATGGCAATGCCACCACTGCAGTTTAAGAAAGACAAAGAAGGCAGAATCACCTCCTTATCTATCCAATTTGAATCTGAATTAGCAGCTATAGAGTTTATTAAAGAGTAA